A portion of the Fusobacterium nucleatum genome contains these proteins:
- the gmhB gene encoding D-glycero-beta-D-manno-heptose 1,7-bisphosphate 7-phosphatase: MKKAIFLDRDGTINVEKDYIYKSEDLVFEEGTIEALKTFKNLGYILIVVSNQSGIARGYFTEKDLNIFNNNMNEILKKNGVEITEFYCCPHHPDGIGGYKKVCECRKPNNKMIEDAIKKYNIDREKSYMIGDKTSDIGAGLKSNLKTVLVKTGYGLKDMEKIDKNETLICENLKDFSEILKREKLNELIFEEFSKKVQIKNVVMDSRKVTEGSLFFAINNGNSYVKDVLDKGASLVIADNTDVKDERIIKVSDTIATMQDLAIKYRKKLDIQVVGITGSNGKTTTKDIVYSLLSVKAKTLKTEGNYNNHIGLPYTLLNVTDEEKFVVLEMGMSSLGEIRRLGEISSPNYAIITNIGDSHIEFLKTRDNVFKAKTELLEFVNKENTFVCGDDKYLAKLDVNKIGFNNSNTYKIESYKFSDKGSKFVLDGKEYEMSLLGKHNISNTAIAIELAKKIGLTDEEIENGLKEIKISNMRFQEIKIGEDIYINDAYNASPMSMKAAIDTLNEIYNDKYKVAILGDMLELGDNEIDYHIDVLNYLLDKKIKLIYLYGERMKKAYNMFMKSKSEEYRFWYYPTKEGIVESLKNIKMEKVILLKASRGTALEDIIKLS, encoded by the coding sequence ATGAAAAAAGCAATTTTTTTAGATAGAGATGGAACAATAAATGTTGAAAAAGACTATATTTACAAAAGTGAAGATTTAGTTTTTGAAGAAGGTACAATAGAGGCTTTAAAAACATTTAAAAATTTAGGATATATTTTAATTGTTGTAAGTAATCAATCTGGTATAGCAAGAGGCTACTTCACAGAGAAAGATTTAAATATTTTTAATAATAATATGAATGAAATATTAAAGAAAAATGGAGTAGAAATCACGGAGTTTTATTGTTGCCCTCATCATCCAGATGGGATAGGGGGGTATAAAAAAGTTTGTGAATGTAGAAAGCCTAACAATAAAATGATTGAAGATGCAATAAAAAAATATAATATAGACAGAGAAAAATCATATATGATAGGAGATAAAACCTCAGATATAGGAGCTGGGCTTAAATCAAATTTAAAAACAGTTCTTGTAAAGACAGGTTATGGTTTGAAAGATATGGAAAAAATAGATAAAAATGAAACTTTAATTTGTGAGAATTTAAAAGATTTCTCTGAAATATTAAAAAGAGAGAAATTAAATGAATTAATATTTGAAGAATTTTCAAAGAAAGTTCAGATAAAAAATGTTGTAATGGATAGTAGAAAAGTTACAGAAGGCTCGTTATTCTTTGCAATAAATAATGGAAATTCTTATGTAAAAGATGTTTTAGACAAGGGAGCTAGTCTTGTAATAGCTGATAATACAGATGTAAAAGATGAAAGAATAATAAAAGTTTCAGATACTATTGCTACTATGCAAGATTTGGCGATAAAATATAGAAAGAAATTGGATATACAAGTTGTGGGAATAACTGGAAGTAATGGAAAAACTACAACAAAAGATATAGTTTACTCCTTACTTTCTGTAAAAGCTAAAACTTTAAAAACAGAGGGAAATTATAATAACCATATTGGTTTACCTTATACTCTTTTGAATGTGACAGATGAGGAAAAATTTGTTGTTTTAGAAATGGGGATGAGTTCTCTTGGAGAGATTAGAAGATTGGGAGAAATCTCAAGTCCTAACTATGCAATAATAACTAATATAGGAGATTCTCATATAGAATTTCTAAAGACTAGAGATAATGTTTTTAAAGCTAAAACAGAATTATTAGAATTTGTTAATAAAGAAAATACTTTTGTCTGTGGAGATGATAAATATTTAGCAAAATTAGATGTTAATAAGATAGGATTTAATAATAGTAATACTTATAAAATAGAAAGTTATAAATTTTCAGATAAAGGTAGTAAATTTGTTTTAGATGGAAAAGAATATGAAATGTCCTTGTTAGGAAAACATAATATTTCAAATACAGCTATTGCAATAGAATTAGCAAAGAAAATTGGTTTAACTGATGAAGAAATAGAAAATGGCCTGAAAGAAATAAAAATCAGTAATATGAGATTTCAAGAAATAAAAATAGGTGAAGATATCTATATCAATGATGCCTATAATGCAAGTCCGATGTCTATGAAAGCAGCAATAGATACTTTAAATGAAATTTATAATGATAAGTATAAAGTAGCTATCTTAGGAGATATGCTGGAATTAGGTGATAATGAAATAGATTATCATATAGATGTATTAAACTATCTACTTGATAAAAAGATAAAATTAATATATTTATATGGTGAAAGAATGAAAAAAGCCTATAATATGTTTATGAAATCAAAATCAGAAGAATATAGATTTTGGTACTATCCAACAAAAGAAGGAATAGTGGAAAGTTTAAAAAATATTAAAATGGAAAAAGTGATTTTGCTCAAAGCATCAAGGGGGACTGCTTTGGAGGATATAATAAAACTATCATAA
- the pdxR gene encoding MocR-like pyridoxine biosynthesis transcription factor PdxR has translation MIILNLVNKSKVPLYIQIYTEIKELIQNKVLKANEKLPSKKDFIDYYNISQNTIQNALYLLLEEGYIFSIERKGYFVSDIENLIVHNVKIENKRQYKEKKKIHYDFSYSGVDSKSLAKTIFKRITKDVYDEENEDLLFQGHIQGDLLLRKSICEYLSQSRGFKVEAEQLIISSGTEYLFYIIFKLFNNKIYGLENPCHKMFKELFLTNDVSFKAISLDESGIMIEDLKKFNVNIAYVTPSHQFPTGTIMSISRRTELLNWANENPNRYIVEDDYDSEFKYTGRPIPALKATDINDKVIYLGSFSKSISPAIRVSYLVLPKELLNIYQKKLPYFICPVPTLNQKILYRFIKDGYFVKHINKMRTLYKKKREYLVNTIKMYSSEILGKEISIQGADAGLHLVIKLNKKINEKMFLKECLENSLQLYSLEEYYLEKIYNETSSFLLGYANLANKEIDEGILLLLQILKKYYV, from the coding sequence ATGATTATTTTAAATTTGGTTAATAAATCAAAAGTTCCTCTATATATACAGATATATACAGAAATAAAAGAATTAATTCAGAATAAAGTCTTAAAAGCAAATGAAAAACTACCATCTAAAAAAGATTTCATAGACTATTATAATATTAGTCAAAATACCATTCAAAATGCTCTTTATCTTCTATTGGAGGAAGGATATATTTTTTCTATTGAAAGAAAAGGTTATTTTGTTTCTGATATAGAAAATTTAATTGTACATAATGTTAAAATTGAAAATAAAAGGCAATATAAAGAAAAAAAGAAAATTCACTATGATTTTTCCTATTCAGGAGTTGACAGTAAAAGTTTAGCAAAAACAATTTTTAAAAGAATCACTAAAGATGTTTATGATGAAGAAAATGAAGATTTGCTTTTTCAAGGTCATATACAGGGTGATTTATTGTTAAGAAAAAGTATTTGTGAGTATCTATCACAATCAAGAGGATTTAAGGTAGAAGCTGAACAGCTTATTATTAGCTCAGGTACAGAGTATTTATTTTATATAATTTTTAAACTTTTTAATAATAAAATTTATGGTTTAGAAAATCCTTGTCATAAGATGTTTAAAGAATTATTTTTAACAAATGATGTTAGTTTTAAAGCTATTTCCTTAGATGAGTCTGGAATTATGATTGAAGACTTAAAAAAATTTAATGTGAATATAGCCTATGTTACCCCTTCACATCAATTTCCAACTGGAACAATTATGAGTATTAGTAGAAGAACAGAACTTTTAAATTGGGCAAATGAAAACCCTAATCGTTATATAGTTGAAGATGATTATGACAGTGAATTTAAATATACAGGTCGTCCTATTCCAGCATTGAAAGCGACCGATATTAATGATAAGGTAATTTATTTAGGTAGTTTTTCAAAATCAATTAGCCCAGCAATTCGTGTTAGCTACCTAGTTTTACCAAAAGAACTTTTGAATATTTATCAAAAAAAACTTCCATATTTTATTTGTCCTGTTCCCACTTTAAATCAAAAAATTCTTTATAGATTTATAAAAGATGGATATTTTGTTAAACATATCAATAAAATGAGAACACTTTATAAAAAAAAGAGAGAATATCTTGTAAATACTATAAAAATGTATTCTTCTGAAATACTTGGCAAGGAAATTTCTATACAAGGGGCAGATGCAGGTTTACATTTAGTGATCAAATTAAATAAAAAAATTAATGAAAAAATGTTTTTGAAAGAATGTTTAGAAAATTCTCTGCAATTATATAGTTTAGAAGAATATTATTTGGAAAAAATCTATAATGAAACTTCATCTTTTCTTCTGGGATATGCTAATTTAGCAAATAAGGAAATAGATGAAGGAATATTATTATTGCTACAAATTTTAAAAAAATATTATGTATAG
- the pdxS gene encoding pyridoxal 5'-phosphate synthase lyase subunit PdxS: MDTRFNGGVIMDVTTKEQAIIAEEAGAVAVMALERIPADIRAAGGVSRMSDPKLIKEIMSAVKIPVMAKVRIGHFVEAEILQAIGIDFIDESEVLSPADSVHHVNKRDFSTPFVCGARNLGEALRRISEGAKMIRTKGEAGTGDVVQAVSHMRQIIKEINLVKALREDELYVMAKDLQVPYDLVKYVHDNGRLPVPNFSAGGVATPADAALMRRLGADGVFVGSGIFKSGDPKKRAKAIVEAVKNYNNPEIIAKVSEDLGEAMVGINENEIKIIMAERGV; this comes from the coding sequence ATGGATACAAGATTTAATGGTGGAGTTATTATGGATGTAACAACAAAGGAACAAGCAATTATTGCTGAAGAAGCAGGAGCTGTTGCTGTTATGGCATTAGAAAGAATTCCAGCTGATATTAGAGCAGCAGGTGGAGTTTCTAGAATGAGTGATCCTAAATTAATAAAAGAAATCATGTCAGCAGTAAAAATTCCTGTAATGGCAAAAGTGAGAATAGGTCATTTTGTAGAAGCTGAAATATTACAAGCAATTGGAATTGATTTTATTGATGAATCGGAAGTTTTATCACCAGCTGATTCAGTACATCATGTAAATAAGAGAGATTTTTCTACTCCTTTTGTCTGTGGAGCCAGAAATTTAGGTGAAGCATTAAGAAGAATATCTGAAGGTGCAAAAATGATTAGAACAAAAGGAGAAGCTGGAACAGGAGATGTTGTTCAAGCTGTTTCACATATGAGACAAATTATAAAAGAAATCAATTTAGTGAAAGCATTACGTGAAGATGAGTTATATGTAATGGCAAAAGACTTACAAGTTCCTTATGATTTAGTAAAATATGTTCATGATAACGGTAGATTACCTGTGCCTAATTTTTCAGCAGGTGGAGTTGCAACTCCAGCAGATGCAGCACTTATGAGAAGATTAGGAGCAGATGGTGTATTTGTAGGAAGCGGTATTTTTAAATCTGGTGATCCTAAAAAAAGAGCTAAGGCTATAGTAGAAGCTGTTAAAAATTATAATAATCCAGAAATTATTGCCAAAGTTTCAGAAGATTTAGGTGAAGCTATGGTAGGAATTAATGAAAATGAAATAAAAATTATTATGGCTGAAAGAGGGGTATAA
- a CDS encoding 1-deoxy-D-xylulose-5-phosphate synthase: MYLEKINSPEDVKKLNIEEMKVLAQEIREAIIKRDAIHGGHFGPNLGIVEATIALHYVFESPKDKFVFDVSHQTYPHKILTGRREAFTDEAHYDDVTGYSNQNESEHDHFILGHTSTSISLALGLAKARDVKGETGNVGAIVGDGSLSGGEALEGLDFAGGELKSNFIIVVNDNEMSIAENHGGLYKNLKLLRETEGKAECNLFKAIGLEYIFIKDGNNLEELIETLKKVKDINHPIVVHIYTQKGKGYKLAEEDKESWHYTMPFNIENGKPLNEDIEDYCNITKEYLIKKMKEDKTVVTITAGTPGDFGFSKKERDELGSQFVDVGIAEQTAVAMSSGMASKGAKPVFTVVSSFIQRTYDQLSQDLCINNNPATIVVFYGGAIGMTDVTHLGWFDIAMMSNIPNLVYLAPTTKEEHLAMLEWSIGQQEHPVAIRIPGGKVVSNGKKVTKDFSKLNTYEVNQKGEKVAIIGLGTFYQLGEKAAKLYEEKIGVKVTVINPMYITGVDEKLLEELKKDHSIVITLEDGVLDGGFGEKIARFYGNSDMKVLNYGLKKEFLDRYNIGKVLTKNRLKADLIVEDLLKF; encoded by the coding sequence ATGTATTTAGAAAAAATCAATTCACCAGAAGATGTAAAAAAATTAAATATTGAAGAAATGAAAGTTTTAGCTCAAGAAATTAGAGAGGCAATAATAAAAAGAGATGCTATACATGGAGGACATTTTGGTCCAAATTTAGGGATAGTTGAAGCAACAATAGCTTTACACTATGTTTTTGAATCACCAAAAGATAAGTTTGTTTTTGATGTATCACATCAAACATATCCACATAAAATCTTAACAGGAAGAAGAGAAGCATTTACAGATGAAGCTCACTATGATGATGTAACAGGATATAGTAATCAAAATGAGAGTGAACATGACCATTTTATTCTAGGACATACTTCAACTTCAATAAGTTTAGCCTTGGGACTTGCTAAAGCCAGAGATGTAAAAGGAGAAACAGGAAATGTTGGTGCTATTGTAGGAGATGGTTCTTTAAGTGGAGGAGAAGCACTTGAAGGTTTAGATTTTGCAGGAGGAGAATTAAAAAGTAATTTTATTATTGTAGTAAATGATAATGAGATGTCAATAGCAGAAAATCATGGAGGACTTTATAAAAATCTTAAATTATTGAGAGAAACAGAAGGTAAGGCAGAATGTAACTTATTTAAGGCTATAGGCTTAGAATATATTTTTATTAAAGATGGAAATAATCTTGAAGAATTAATAGAAACATTAAAAAAAGTAAAGGATATAAATCATCCTATTGTGGTTCATATTTATACTCAAAAAGGAAAAGGTTATAAACTCGCAGAAGAAGATAAAGAATCTTGGCATTATACTATGCCATTTAATATAGAAAATGGTAAGCCTTTAAATGAAGATATTGAAGACTACTGTAATATCACAAAAGAATATTTAATAAAGAAAATGAAAGAAGATAAGACTGTTGTAACAATTACAGCAGGAACACCAGGAGATTTTGGATTTTCTAAAAAAGAAAGAGATGAGTTAGGTTCTCAATTTGTAGATGTGGGTATAGCTGAACAAACAGCAGTAGCTATGTCTTCAGGTATGGCATCTAAGGGAGCTAAACCAGTTTTTACAGTAGTAAGTTCATTTATACAAAGAACTTATGACCAATTATCGCAAGATTTATGTATAAATAATAATCCTGCAACAATAGTTGTGTTTTATGGAGGAGCAATAGGAATGACAGATGTTACTCACCTTGGTTGGTTTGATATTGCTATGATGAGTAATATTCCAAATTTAGTTTATTTAGCTCCGACAACAAAAGAAGAACATCTTGCTATGCTTGAATGGAGTATAGGGCAACAAGAACATCCTGTTGCAATTCGTATTCCTGGAGGAAAAGTTGTATCAAATGGAAAGAAAGTAACAAAAGATTTTTCTAAATTAAATACTTATGAAGTAAATCAAAAAGGTGAAAAAGTTGCAATTATAGGTTTAGGAACTTTCTATCAATTAGGTGAAAAAGCTGCAAAACTATATGAAGAAAAAATAGGAGTGAAAGTAACAGTTATAAATCCTATGTATATAACAGGAGTAGATGAAAAACTGTTAGAAGAATTGAAAAAAGATCATAGTATAGTTATAACACTTGAAGATGGAGTTTTAGATGGTGGTTTTGGAGAAAAAATTGCTAGATTTTATGGAAATTCAGATATGAAAGTTTTAAATTATGGATTGAAAAAAGAATTTTTAGATAGATATAACATAGGAAAAGTTTTAACTAAAAATAGATTAAAAGCTGACTTAATTGTTGAAGATTTATTAAAATTTTAA
- a CDS encoding DMT family transporter, whose protein sequence is MLRKERIFLFLVLLLAIIRGSSYIFIKNIIDNQSPFEIIFFRFFLTEIILLIFYIKEFKTLNHYDLIFGLLAGIFLFSAFAFQTYGLKYTTVSKQSFLTSLYIVIIPLLDFIFFKNKIKKNVIALFFLILVGLLFISFKDFKNFEFYLNFGDILTILCALGFALNILLFSKIKKFNINVINITIIQMLTIGILAFIFQIIFEKKVINFSMNFSLIYLILICTMLNFTIQNISQKYVPAHIIGLILSLEAIFGTVFAIIFLNETISQNFIIGTFLIAIAVILIQYFENKRGD, encoded by the coding sequence ATGCTTAGGAAAGAAAGAATATTTTTGTTTTTAGTTTTGTTACTAGCTATTATTAGAGGAAGTTCCTACATATTCATTAAAAATATCATAGATAATCAATCTCCTTTTGAAATTATATTTTTTAGATTTTTTTTAACTGAAATAATTTTATTAATTTTCTATATTAAAGAATTTAAAACTCTAAACCATTATGACTTAATTTTTGGATTATTAGCTGGTATATTTTTATTTTCTGCTTTTGCTTTTCAAACCTATGGATTAAAATATACTACTGTTTCAAAACAATCCTTTTTAACTTCACTTTACATAGTTATCATTCCTCTTCTTGATTTTATCTTTTTTAAGAATAAAATTAAGAAAAATGTTATTGCTTTATTTTTTCTTATATTAGTTGGATTGTTATTTATTTCTTTTAAAGATTTTAAAAATTTTGAATTCTATTTAAATTTTGGTGATATCTTAACCATATTATGTGCTTTAGGCTTTGCTTTAAATATATTATTATTTTCTAAGATAAAAAAATTTAATATAAATGTTATAAATATAACAATAATACAAATGCTGACAATAGGTATTTTAGCATTTATTTTTCAAATAATTTTTGAAAAGAAAGTTATTAATTTTTCTATGAATTTTTCATTGATTTATTTGATTTTAATATGTACTATGTTAAATTTCACAATACAAAATATATCTCAAAAATATGTTCCTGCTCATATTATAGGGTTAATTCTATCACTGGAAGCAATTTTTGGAACAGTTTTTGCTATAATATTTTTAAATGAAACTATCAGTCAAAATTTTATAATAGGAACTTTTTTGATTGCTATTGCTGTGATTTTGATACAATATTTTGAGAATAAAAGAGGTGATTAA
- a CDS encoding flavin reductase family protein: protein MKKRNLKGSVVLNPVPVVLITCKNSEEKDNVFTVAWVGTVCSKPPILSISIRPERLSYDYIKETMEFIINLPSKKQTKEVDFCGVRSGRQIDKIKECGFTLQEGKKVKSSYIKECPINIECKVKDIIKLGSHDMFIAEVLCSHIDEDLFDEKDKIHFEKANLISYSHGEYFSLSKEAIGKFGYSVMKKKKKAKHKEK, encoded by the coding sequence ATGAAAAAAAGAAATTTAAAGGGAAGTGTGGTTTTAAACCCAGTTCCAGTAGTGTTAATAACTTGCAAAAATTCAGAAGAGAAAGATAATGTCTTCACTGTTGCTTGGGTAGGAACAGTTTGTTCTAAGCCACCTATATTATCTATTTCGATAAGACCTGAAAGGTTATCTTATGATTATATAAAAGAAACTATGGAATTTATAATAAATTTACCTAGTAAAAAACAAACAAAAGAAGTTGATTTTTGTGGAGTTCGTTCAGGTAGACAAATTGACAAAATAAAAGAATGTGGCTTTACTTTACAAGAAGGTAAAAAAGTAAAATCTTCATATATAAAAGAATGCCCCATAAATATAGAATGTAAAGTTAAAGATATTATTAAACTAGGAAGCCATGATATGTTTATAGCAGAAGTTCTATGTTCCCATATTGATGAAGATTTATTTGATGAAAAAGATAAAATTCATTTTGAAAAAGCTAATCTAATTTCTTATTCACATGGAGAATATTTTTCACTATCTAAGGAAGCAATAGGAAAGTTTGGATATTCTGTGATGAAGAAAAAGAAAAAAGCTAAACATAAGGAAAAATAA
- a CDS encoding MATE family efflux transporter: MFKKKIFKTIFKYAIPNVISMWIFTLYTMIDGVFISRFVGSTALAGVNLVLPLINFIFSISIMIGVGSSTLMAIKFGENKYDEGNKIFTLSTFLNLFLGIFISAIILLNIDRVINILGANKSQEVYRYVKEYLTIIVFFSVFYMSGYAFEIYIKIDGKPSYPAICVLVGGLTNLVLDYVFVVIFHYGVTGAAIATGISQVASCTMLLLYITLNAKYVKFIKLNKINFEKISKIFRTGFSEFLTEISSGVLILIYNLVILRKIGVLGVSIFGTVSYITSFITMTMIGFSQGIQPVISYYLGKKNYKNLKEILKISIIFLGVLGIFCFMFVSLFSEYIGKIFFREQDMILYVKRVLRIYSLSYLIIGINIFVSAYFTAIKKVIYSALITFPRGILFNSILLLILPNIFGNKVIWIVSFLSEVLTIFICIYLLKKIKRKGILN, encoded by the coding sequence ATGTTTAAGAAGAAAATTTTTAAAACAATATTCAAATATGCAATCCCCAATGTTATTTCAATGTGGATATTTACACTTTACACTATGATAGATGGAGTATTTATAAGTAGATTTGTTGGCTCAACTGCTCTTGCAGGAGTAAATTTAGTTCTACCATTGATAAATTTTATTTTTTCAATCTCTATAATGATAGGGGTTGGTAGCTCCACCCTAATGGCAATAAAATTTGGAGAAAATAAATATGATGAAGGAAATAAAATTTTTACTCTTTCTACCTTTTTAAATTTATTCTTAGGTATATTTATTTCTGCTATAATACTTTTAAATATAGATAGAGTTATAAATATTTTAGGTGCTAATAAAAGCCAAGAAGTATATAGATATGTAAAGGAATATCTCACAATAATAGTCTTTTTCAGTGTGTTTTATATGTCTGGCTATGCCTTTGAAATATATATAAAGATAGATGGGAAACCTAGTTATCCAGCTATTTGTGTTTTAGTGGGAGGACTAACAAATTTAGTATTGGATTATGTTTTTGTTGTTATTTTTCATTATGGAGTAACAGGAGCTGCAATAGCCACAGGAATATCCCAAGTAGCAAGTTGTACTATGCTTTTACTTTATATCACTTTAAATGCTAAATATGTAAAATTTATTAAATTAAATAAAATTAATTTTGAAAAAATATCTAAAATTTTTAGAACAGGATTTTCAGAATTTTTAACAGAAATATCATCAGGAGTTTTAATACTTATTTATAATCTTGTTATACTAAGGAAAATAGGAGTGTTAGGGGTTTCAATCTTTGGAACAGTTAGTTATATAACTTCATTTATTACAATGACTATGATAGGTTTTAGCCAAGGTATACAACCTGTAATAAGCTATTATTTAGGTAAGAAAAATTATAAAAATTTAAAAGAAATTTTAAAAATATCTATTATATTTTTAGGAGTTTTAGGAATTTTTTGTTTTATGTTTGTAAGTTTGTTTTCAGAATATATAGGCAAAATATTTTTTAGGGAACAAGATATGATTTTATATGTAAAAAGAGTTTTGAGAATATATAGCCTGTCCTATTTAATAATTGGAATAAACATCTTTGTTTCTGCATATTTTACAGCTATAAAAAAAGTTATTTATTCAGCACTTATAACTTTTCCAAGAGGTATATTATTTAATAGTATTTTACTATTAATTTTACCAAATATCTTTGGGAATAAAGTGATATGGATAGTTAGTTTTTTAAGTGAAGTCTTAACTATTTTTATCTGTATATATCTATTAAAAAAAATAAAAAGAAAAGGAATTTTGAATTAA
- a CDS encoding cyclically-permuted mutarotase family protein — MIKKIYCLLLLVFLSSFGYASQKTLSIENNRLVWDYAGSLPAQKGFDKNIGTAGLLQGIIGDYIVVGGGANFPEALEKGGKKVTHKDLYLLKDVNGKLKTIEQIQLDYPIAYGASVSVKEENAIYYLGGSPDSEHMRDVLKVTLKNGKLKTEIYAKLPLGFENGVAQYKDGKIYYGVGKIENSEGKNVNSNKFYVFDLKTKETKELAEFPGEARQQTVGQILNNKFYVFSGGSNISYIDGYAYDFKTNTWKKVADVVVDNEKILLLGANSIKISENKMLVIGGFDYKLWNEANYHLSNLKDEKLKAYKASYFGAEPQSYNWNRKILIFDVTKNSWKSIGEVPFDAPCGAALLLMNNNIYSINGEIKPGVRTERMYKAYIISK; from the coding sequence ATGATCAAAAAAATCTATTGCTTACTACTTTTGGTATTTTTATCTTCATTTGGATATGCAAGTCAAAAAACTTTATCTATTGAAAATAATAGGTTAGTTTGGGATTATGCTGGTAGTTTACCTGCACAAAAAGGTTTTGATAAAAATATTGGAACAGCTGGCTTACTACAAGGTATTATAGGGGATTATATTGTAGTTGGAGGTGGAGCTAATTTCCCAGAAGCATTAGAAAAAGGTGGAAAAAAAGTTACACATAAAGATTTGTATTTATTAAAGGATGTAAATGGAAAATTAAAAACCATTGAACAAATACAATTAGATTATCCAATTGCTTATGGGGCTTCTGTAAGTGTAAAAGAAGAAAATGCTATCTATTATTTAGGAGGTAGTCCTGATAGTGAGCATATGAGAGATGTCTTAAAAGTTACTTTAAAAAATGGAAAATTAAAAACAGAAATTTATGCAAAATTACCCTTAGGTTTTGAAAACGGAGTAGCTCAATACAAAGATGGAAAAATTTATTATGGTGTCGGAAAAATAGAAAACTCTGAAGGAAAAAATGTAAATAGTAATAAGTTCTATGTTTTTGATTTAAAAACAAAAGAAACTAAGGAACTAGCTGAATTTCCTGGTGAAGCAAGACAACAAACTGTTGGACAAATTTTAAATAATAAATTTTATGTTTTTAGTGGGGGTTCAAATATTTCTTATATAGATGGCTATGCCTATGATTTTAAAACAAATACTTGGAAAAAAGTAGCTGATGTTGTTGTAGATAATGAAAAAATTTTATTACTAGGAGCTAATTCTATAAAAATATCTGAAAATAAAATGCTTGTTATAGGAGGTTTTGATTATAAGTTATGGAATGAAGCAAATTATCATCTTTCTAATTTAAAGGATGAAAAATTAAAAGCCTATAAAGCTAGTTATTTTGGAGCAGAACCTCAATCATACAATTGGAATAGAAAAATTTTAATTTTTGATGTTACAAAAAATTCTTGGAAATCAATAGGTGAAGTACCATTTGATGCACCTTGTGGAGCGGCTCTTCTATTGATGAATAATAATATCTACTCTATAAATGGTGAAATTAAACCAGGTGTTAGAACAGAAAGAATGTATAAAGCCTATATAATATCAAAATAA
- a CDS encoding LacI family DNA-binding transcriptional regulator has protein sequence MITQKELAARLGVSRTTIARAINNSPNIKPETKEKILKLVKELGYEKNYVGSLLASKKKIVYSFIVESRNSYYTEQIKLGIKGAKKEYKHYNLEIIEIVTNINKPMEQVLKLKKLLNSDKQIDGIIIIPLDKTKILELINPYLERIKFITVSVFLSKKIAYVGTDYQKCGRLAAELLTKTLNSNDKVLVIDNGDDNISSKYYLNGFLDRANNDKMNIVGPIKKNGVEESLQFLKTILKKENISSIFINRYAQDILLELSDNILKRQKNITTGIGNRIRKLIMERKILATVADDVYSTGYKACQLMVDMLYKEFGKSVKKIILEPQILLMENLK, from the coding sequence ATGATAACACAAAAAGAACTTGCAGCCCGTTTAGGTGTTAGTAGAACAACCATAGCAAGAGCTATAAATAACAGTCCTAATATAAAACCTGAAACAAAAGAAAAAATTTTAAAACTTGTAAAAGAATTAGGCTATGAAAAAAACTATGTTGGTAGTTTACTTGCAAGTAAAAAAAAGATAGTTTACAGCTTTATAGTAGAATCAAGAAATAGTTACTATACAGAACAAATAAAACTTGGAATAAAAGGGGCAAAAAAAGAATATAAACACTATAATTTAGAGATTATAGAAATAGTTACTAATATAAACAAACCTATGGAACAAGTTTTAAAATTAAAAAAATTATTGAATTCAGATAAACAAATAGATGGAATAATAATAATTCCATTGGATAAAACAAAAATTCTGGAATTGATTAATCCGTATTTAGAAAGAATTAAATTCATCACAGTAAGTGTTTTTCTATCTAAAAAGATAGCTTATGTGGGAACTGACTACCAAAAATGTGGTAGACTTGCAGCTGAATTATTAACAAAAACTTTAAATAGTAATGATAAAGTTTTAGTGATAGATAATGGAGATGACAATATATCATCTAAATATTATCTAAATGGTTTCTTAGACAGGGCAAATAATGACAAAATGAATATAGTTGGTCCTATTAAAAAAAATGGAGTAGAAGAATCTCTTCAATTTTTAAAAACTATTTTAAAAAAAGAAAATATCAGTTCAATATTCATAAATAGATATGCTCAAGATATTTTATTAGAACTTTCTGATAATATTCTAAAAAGGCAAAAAAATATAACAACTGGTATAGGAAATAGAATAAGAAAATTAATAATGGAAAGAAAAATACTAGCAACTGTTGCTGATGATGTTTACAGTACAGGATATAAGGCTTGTCAGCTTATGGTTGATATGCTTTATAAAGAATTTGGAAAAAGTGTTAAAAAAATAATTTTAGAACCACAAATTTTACTTATGGAAAATTTAAAATAA